One Nocardia farcinica genomic region harbors:
- a CDS encoding MaoC family dehydratase, whose translation MRTFHGVAELEAAVGSHLGYSEWHTITQSQINAFADATGDHQWIHVDAEKAANGPFGTTIAHGYLTLSLVPLLVAQIYRVEGVRMAVNYGSNKLRFPAPVPVDSTVRAGVELVSVAPGAAGHLVTSTVTVERAGGDKPVCVVESLTLVVAG comes from the coding sequence ATGAGGACGTTCCACGGCGTGGCCGAGCTCGAGGCGGCGGTCGGGTCCCATCTCGGCTACTCGGAGTGGCACACGATCACGCAGTCGCAGATCAACGCGTTCGCCGACGCGACCGGTGACCACCAGTGGATCCACGTCGACGCCGAGAAGGCGGCGAACGGCCCGTTCGGCACCACCATCGCGCACGGCTACCTCACCCTGTCGCTGGTGCCGCTGCTGGTCGCGCAGATCTACCGGGTGGAGGGCGTGCGGATGGCGGTCAACTACGGCTCCAACAAGCTGCGGTTCCCGGCCCCGGTACCGGTGGATTCGACGGTGCGTGCCGGGGTCGAGCTGGTCTCGGTGGCACCGGGCGCGGCCGGGCACCTGGTCACCTCGACCGTCACCGTCGAGCGGGCGGGCGGCGACAAACCGGTCTGTGTGGTCGAGTCGCTGACCCTGGTGGTGGCCGGATGA